From one Chanodichthys erythropterus isolate Z2021 chromosome 3, ASM2448905v1, whole genome shotgun sequence genomic stretch:
- the LOC137005697 gene encoding gastrula zinc finger protein XlCGF57.1-like isoform X2: protein MSIFVLDLMALGEASLELNEKEEKKHNFMTEEKSKQCSSQKGAQKTETKIYFTCQQCGKSFNQHRNLRVHLRIHTRESPFTCQQCGKSFIRKHMLKVHMRIHTGEKPFTCQQCGKSYTQKGNLTDHVRIHTGEKPYTCQQCGKSFSRKDKLETHMRIHTGEKPYTCQECGQSFIEKGKLTAHMSVHTGEKPFTCQHCGKSFSQKGNLISHMSVHTGEKPFTCQQCGKSFSLKGNLISHMRVHTGEKPFTCQQCGKSFSHKGNLISHMRIHTGENPFTCQQCGKSFSHKGNLISHMRTHTGENPFTCQQCGKSFSRKGHLISHMRTHTGENPFTCQQCGKSFSRKGHLKDHMRTHTGEKP from the coding sequence ATGTCTATTTTTGTCCTAGACCTAATGGCACTGGGAGAGGCGAGTCTTGAACTTAAtgaaaaagaagagaaaaaacataatttcatgACTGAAGAAAAATCAAAACAGTGTTCCTCACAAAAAGGAGCTCAAAAGACAGAAACTAAAATttatttcacctgccaacagtgtggaaagagttttaatCAACATAGAAACCTTCGAGTCCACTTGAGAATTCACACTAGAGAGAGTCCCTTCacttgccaacagtgtggaaagagtttcatacGTAAACACATGCTTAAAGTCCACATgcgaattcatactggagaaaagcctttcacctgccaacagtgtggaaagagttatACACAAAAAGGAAACCTTACAGACCAcgtgagaattcacactggagaaaagccttacacctgccaacagtgtggaaagagtttcagtcgaaaagaTAAACTTGAAacccacatgagaattcacactggagaaaagccataCACCTGCCAAGagtgtggacagagtttcatTGAGAAAGGAAAACTTACAGCCCACATGAgtgttcacactggagagaaacccttCACTTGTCAAcattgtggaaagagtttcagtcaaaaaggaaACCTTATATCCCACATGAgtgttcacactggagagaaacccttcacctgccaacaatgtggaaagagtttcagtcttAAAGGAAACCTTATATCCCACATGCgtgttcacactggagagaaacccttCACCTGtcaacaatgtggaaagagtttcagtcataaaggaaaccttatatcccacatgagaattcacactggagagaaccCATTCACctgtcaacagtgtggaaagagtttcagtcataaaggaaaccttatatcccacatgagaactcacactggagagaaccCATTCACctgtcaacagtgtggaaagagtttcagtagAAAAGGACACCTTATATCccacatgagaactcacactggagagaaccCATTCACctgtcaacagtgtggaaagagtttcagtagaaaaggacaccttaaagaccacatgagaactcacactggagagaagccttaa
- the LOC137005697 gene encoding gastrula zinc finger protein XlCGF57.1-like isoform X3: MALGEASLELNEKEEKKHNFMTEEKSKQCSSQKGAQKTETKIYFTCQQCGKSFNQHRNLRVHLRIHTRESPFTCQQCGKSFIRKHMLKVHMRIHTGEKPFTCQQCGKSYTQKGNLTDHVRIHTGEKPYTCQQCGKSFSRKDKLETHMRIHTGEKPYTCQECGQSFIEKGKLTAHMSVHTGEKPFTCQHCGKSFSQKGNLISHMSVHTGEKPFTCQQCGKSFSLKGNLISHMRVHTGEKPFTCQQCGKSFSHKGNLISHMRIHTGENPFTCQQCGKSFSHKGNLISHMRTHTGENPFTCQQCGKSFSRKGHLISHMRTHTGENPFTCQQCGKSFSRKGHLKDHMRTHTGEKP, from the coding sequence ATGGCACTGGGAGAGGCGAGTCTTGAACTTAAtgaaaaagaagagaaaaaacataatttcatgACTGAAGAAAAATCAAAACAGTGTTCCTCACAAAAAGGAGCTCAAAAGACAGAAACTAAAATttatttcacctgccaacagtgtggaaagagttttaatCAACATAGAAACCTTCGAGTCCACTTGAGAATTCACACTAGAGAGAGTCCCTTCacttgccaacagtgtggaaagagtttcatacGTAAACACATGCTTAAAGTCCACATgcgaattcatactggagaaaagcctttcacctgccaacagtgtggaaagagttatACACAAAAAGGAAACCTTACAGACCAcgtgagaattcacactggagaaaagccttacacctgccaacagtgtggaaagagtttcagtcgaaaagaTAAACTTGAAacccacatgagaattcacactggagaaaagccataCACCTGCCAAGagtgtggacagagtttcatTGAGAAAGGAAAACTTACAGCCCACATGAgtgttcacactggagagaaacccttCACTTGTCAAcattgtggaaagagtttcagtcaaaaaggaaACCTTATATCCCACATGAgtgttcacactggagagaaacccttcacctgccaacaatgtggaaagagtttcagtcttAAAGGAAACCTTATATCCCACATGCgtgttcacactggagagaaacccttCACCTGtcaacaatgtggaaagagtttcagtcataaaggaaaccttatatcccacatgagaattcacactggagagaaccCATTCACctgtcaacagtgtggaaagagtttcagtcataaaggaaaccttatatcccacatgagaactcacactggagagaaccCATTCACctgtcaacagtgtggaaagagtttcagtagAAAAGGACACCTTATATCccacatgagaactcacactggagagaaccCATTCACctgtcaacagtgtggaaagagtttcagtagaaaaggacaccttaaagaccacatgagaactcacactggagagaagccttaa